The nucleotide sequence aatttttaaaattacaatagaaGCATCTGTACTTAATGAAAAAGGAAACCTAGGGTTTTGGTACTTGTTTGATTAtagtatttgaaattatttaccCAACACTATGGCAGTGTCCACTTAAAGCACATATATTTAGTGTTTATGTTTTTAACTGTTCAGGCTGTTGAAAATCCTACAGCTACAGAGATTCAAGATGTATGTTCAGCAGTTGGACTTAACGTATTTCTTGAGGTATGACGTGGTTCTTCACTATTTTCCATACTCATCTAATTGATGTAATAACTTTCTTAagtcctgtttttcttttgtttcgtttatgttagaaaaataaaatgtactctAGAGAATGGAATCGTGATGTCCAATACAGAGGCAGAGTCCGGGTCCAGCTCAAACAGGAAGATGGGAGCCTCTGCCTTGTACAGTTCCCATCACGTAAGCTTGTTTAAATGAATCAGTGGGGCTCAGGGATAGGTTTCTCCTACACAACACAAAAAAGGTTCTAAAACTGAAAGGTAAAAGTCAGAATTTGCATTCTGAAGATTAATTTAAAGACAGGACTACTGCTCATGGAGAGAAGCAGTAGTTGTAATTTCTTTGAGGTGAATGACCTCTTTGAAAATGTAATGAGACCcactaaacatttttcaaaaaaattgttgTGTGAACATTTTATAAACCTCTGGAAGTCTGTCATTGCTCCCAGGTTAAGAATATGAAATTATTAAATCGTTGGATGTTAATTGCCATTTCAGATCCTAGAGGTCCTTGAGGTCTGTTAATATCTATAATATCTAATGATTCTATCATTAATAAATCTGAAAAGCAATATTGACTGAAAAAAGCAAGAGATATACATAGTGTGGTACCACTTAGgtaaatttaaatacaaaatattactaTTTATTGATAGATGCATATGTAATGTTGCTTATTGGCATTTTTTTGAAATGCTCTGTAAGGAAACACTCATTCTTAAGAGAGTAGTCACCTAATGGTGAGCGGGGTAGAGAGTAGAGACACGGGTTGATGGTCATAGAAGACTGTTGCATCATCtctagtgttttattttatgaaaaacaataGCAAAACGGCATCAATATAACAGAATGTTCTGAATATTAGGAAGATAAGTTTTTGTTtgcatgttgtttatttttctgaattttcatctctgaaaattttaattttttaaaacagagctattaattttttctttcagtttaatAACCCCCTCAGTTTAATTAAACTCTGTcattaaatttacttaaaaataatgaaatcgtCAGACGAACTGACagcttgtttgattttttttttttttgagatggagtctcgctctggctggagtacagtggcgtgatctcagctcactgcaacctccaactccctggttcaagcgattctcctgtctcagcctccca is from Pan troglodytes isolate AG18354 chromosome 4, NHGRI_mPanTro3-v2.0_pri, whole genome shotgun sequence and encodes:
- the SRP19 gene encoding signal recognition particle 19 kDa protein isoform X1 gives rise to the protein MACAAARSPADQDRFICIYPAYLNNKKTIAEGRRIPISKAVENPTATEIQDVCSAVGLNVFLEKNKMYSREWNRDVQYRGRVRVQLKQEDGSLCLVQFPSHYTLSLTSGS
- the SRP19 gene encoding signal recognition particle 19 kDa protein isoform X2 codes for the protein MACAAARSPADQDRFICIYPAYLNNKKTIAEGRRIPISKAVENPTATEIQDVCSAVGLNVFLEKNKMYSREWNRDVQYRGRVRVQLKQEDGSLCLVQFPSR